The genomic DNA CGCGCCGAGTAGGTGCCCGCGGGCGCCTGCACGACCACGGTCTGGCCCACGCGTGCCCCGAGCAGCGCCACCGCGACCGGCGACTCGCAGGACACCCGCTCGTCGTCGAGGAACGCCTCGGCGGGGTGGACGATCCGCAGCCGCTCCCGGGTGCCGTCGGAAACCTCGATCACGACCCGCGACCCCTGCTGCACGATGCGCGGGTCGGGCTCGGGCAGCCGCTCAGCGGCGGCGAGCAGCGCCTCGATGGCGTCCGCCTCGCCCAGCACGCGCTCGAAGTCGCTGACCAGCCGCTCGTCACGCTGCGGGTCGGCCAGCAGCGAGCCCAGGTCGACCAGGGTCTCCTTCCGCAGTCGCTGAAGTCGTTGCTCCAGCAGCCTGCGTCCGTCGTCCGTGAGTGCGGGGACGGCGGCGCGGCTGGCTCGTACGACGGTCTTGGCCATGACTCCTCCTTGGGATGGGAACGTTCAGGAGCCGACGACAGTGCCGGCGGGGGCGGGTTCGTTCGGATGGGCGGCGTCAGAGGTCGGCTCGACGACCGGCCGCTGGCCGCGGGTGATCAGCAGGCTGGCGGTGACCGAGACGGCGATGATTCCGTCGACCACGGCCAGTGCTGCCGAGGTCGGGATCTTGACACGTCGTGCAGCAGCATCTTCGCGCCGACCCAGACCAGGACGAGCGCGAGCCCGAGCTTGAGGTGGACGAACCGGTGCATGAGGTCCGCCAGCAGGAAGTACATGGCCCGCAGCCCCAGGATCGCGAAGGCGTTGGACGTGAACACCAGGAACGGCGCCTGGGTGACCGCGAAGATGGCGGGGATCGAGTCCACCGCGACGACGATTTCGGTGACCTCGACGAGGACCAGGACGGCCAGCAGCGGGGTGGCCAGCCGCCGCCCGTCGACCCGGGTCCAGAACCGGGCCCCGTCGTTGGTCTCGGAGGAGGGCACCAGCCGTCGGAACAGCCGAAGCGTGCGACTGTGCGACGGGTCGACGTGCTCGCTGCGCTGGCGGGCCA from Actinomycetes bacterium includes the following:
- a CDS encoding GreA/GreB family elongation factor — encoded protein: MAKTVVRASRAAVPALTDDGRRLLEQRLQRLRKETLVDLGSLLADPQRDERLVSDFERVLGEADAIEALLAAAERLPEPDPRIVQQGSRVVIEVSDGTRERLRIVHPAEAFLDDERVSCESPVAVALLGARVGQTVVVQAPAGTYSARVVDLVDVAAVA